The Temnothorax longispinosus isolate EJ_2023e chromosome 7, Tlon_JGU_v1, whole genome shotgun sequence genome contains a region encoding:
- the LOC139816015 gene encoding leukotriene A-4 hydrolase-like has translation MNQPPQPPAGDIPYSYSNPDHVAVTKTKLYLTVNFESQVLEGYAILTVEKKKPTYNELVLDTYNLEITYVGKVNIKHRRHIGSKLTITYLENPHDDNFGRKLKITLPNVDSADPSPSTSKRAKTAKGSDNIEFRIDYKTSSNSPALYWLKEHQTFDGIHPLLISNTKLTYARAIFPCQDTPSNKIKFYSKITVPSGLDIMMPLNRVRSANPDEHIFQSDKGAIGMAPYEMYIIVGKLRKEVSTGNLKYNLWMTGGEYFDQIKTAFNFNEIDMPPDIKDSCHFNNMMVGKKNEVNVCVLPSNVPEFDMQCPHMTFVSSTSLQGRYFMTSTIVQNIIETWIGKIVPIKDFEHLWLIKGLSTFIYRNPINNVKLINDIREFLEIKAINNVLNMQEEHRTDSLVHRDSTKLPMNIIKYVSEQGCVFLNYLQDLLGGPRDFWNFLEKCFFNRHIVGNSEYLTTNDFKDSLYDHFKEKLEELNSVKWDEWFNQPGIPPSYRDFMAIQKTDCHHKADSLVVEQEDEESRNLILEVAPNNEIVKIEFLTYLLTLPTDLSPAKLQLIESFLADPLLMPNCEIMFLWLRLCIKNKWSDDGRITKLALDFVCNDYCLPKYACPIFRDLYEWEETRQSAITRFRGERNDNRSKMLPETINKLSSILELH, from the exons atgaatcAGCCACCTCAGCCACCTGCAGGAGATATTCCGTATTCTTATTCGAACCCAg acCACGTTGCTGTGACTAAGACTAAATTATACTTAACCGTGAATTTTGAAAGTCAAGTTCTTGAAGGCTATGCAATATTGAcagtagaaaagaaaaaaccgaCGTATAACGAACTA GTTTTAGATACCTACAATCTTGAAATAACTTATGTTGGAAAAGTTAATATCAAACATCGCAGACATATTGGGTCAAAGTTAACTATTACTTATTTGGAAAATCCGCATGATGATAACTTTGGCAGAAAACTTAAGATTACCCTACCAAACGTGGATAGTGCAGACCCAAGCCCTTCAACCTCTAAAAGAGCTAAAACAGCGAAAGGTAGTGATAATAT TGAATTTCGGATTGACTATAAGACAAGTTCAAACTCTCCTGCACTGTATTGGCTAAAAGAGCATCAAACTTTCGATGGTATACATCCGCTCTTGATATCTAACACCAAG cTTACATATGCCAGAGCTATATTTCCCTGTCAAGATACAccatcaaataaaatcaaattctatTCGAAG attACTGTACCAAGCGGTCTTGACATTATGATGCCTTTGAATAGAGTAAGAAGTGCTAACCCAGATGAACACATATTTCAGTCCGACAAAGGAGCTATAGGAATGGCACCGTATGAGATGTATATTATAGTAGGTAAACTAAGAAAGGAGGTCAGTACTGGGAATCTAAAATACAACTTGTGGATGACTGGAGGCGAATATTTTGATCAGATTAAAAcggcttttaattttaacgaaataGACATGCCGCCTGACATAAAAGATTCGTGTCATTTCAATAATATGATGG TTGGTAAAAAGAATGAAGTCAATGTATGTGTGCTTCCATCAAATGTGCCGGAATTCGATATGCAATGTCCTCATATGACATTCGTGTCGTCAACTTCACTTCAAGGACGTTATTTTATGACCAGTACAATTGTTCAAAACATCATTGAGACCTGGATAGGAAAAATAGTTCCGATTAAAGATTTCGAACACTTGTGGTTGATTAAAGGCCTTAGTACATTCATTTATAGGAATCctataaataatgtgaaacTCATCAATGATATCCGCGAATTTCTAGAAATAAAAGCCATTAACAATGTGCTGAATATg CAAGAGGAACACCGCACCGACTCTTTAGTACATAGAGATTCGACGAAATTGCCCATGAATATTATCAAATACGTGTCGGAACAAGGGTGTGTGTTTTTGAACTACTTACAAGATCTCTTAGGTGGCCCCAGAGATTTCTggaattttcttgaaaagtGTTTTTTCAACCGTCATATTGTCGGCAATTCAGAATACCTAACAACTAATGATTTTAAGGATTCCCTGTATGATCATTTTAAAGAGAAACTCGag GAGTTAAATTCTGTAAAGTGGGATGAATGGTTTAATCAACCAGGTATCCCACCTTCTTATCGCGATTTCATGGCTATACAGAAAACTGATTGCCATCATAAAGCGGACAGCTTGGTCGTCGAACAAGAAGACGAGGAGAGTCGTAATCTGATTCTAGAAGTAGCACCTAATAATGAAATagttaaaatagaatttttaaccTATTTACTTACATTGCCTACGGATCTTTCGCCAGCCAAATTACAATTGATAGAAAGTTTTCTTGCGGATCCTCTCCTGATGCCTAATTGTGAAATCAt GTTTCTCTGGCTGCGATTgtgtatcaaaaataaatggtCAGATGACGGACGAATAACAAAGCTTGCTTTAGATTTTGTCTGCAACGATTATTGTTTGCCGAAATATGCCTGCCCAATATTCCGCGATTTGTACGAATGGGAAGAAACTCGTCAGTCGGCCATCACACGATTTAGGGGCGAGCGTAATGATAATCGTTCTAAAATGCTTCCCGAAACCATAAACAAATTATCATCCATTTTGGAGTTGCATTGA